The proteins below come from a single Zea mays cultivar B73 chromosome 8, Zm-B73-REFERENCE-NAM-5.0, whole genome shotgun sequence genomic window:
- the LOC103635830 gene encoding ubiquitin carboxyl-terminal hydrolase 25, whose protein sequence is MAPTAEPSSRPPQWRPRTGPPPGLKNLGNTCYLNSVLQCLASTPPLATFCLASRHSNQCKKVFPNRDNDCALCVLERQIARLLRADAGALDSPAKVIRCMPLFAEHFRWGRQEDAHEFLRYVVDACHTADLRMRKGLRAAAASGNCGEDVRGQGVCLVMRETFGGALLSQVKCLECKGESNKTDEIMDISLDLPGSSSVADALSRFFHPETLDGANKYCCESCKKLTSARKQMFMLRAPKVLVIQLKRFEGINGGKINRNIEFKEALDLSDCMYNKNQDPHPVYNLFGCIVHSGLSSESGHYYAYVKDVAIDQWFCCNDSHVSLSSSQNVLSEKVYILFYILNSKTQKPSRNGYSSTAAKPFSTNGIGISSTSSSETSKIPLVKQDGLCSTKGNVLMPLKNGKTASGPLIKPIHFKNSAAEKVMSNGKVNLTSKNNPEVNGTAKSSESNRCKTGQFVGPSKNNADNTISCGERGQQSERIHDANGNGQSIHHSQYFGEISNGNAMPTSAQQETSHGNATPARQETNNSNGTPAQQETSNGKASHAEHYSERSSHQEEHANFSGNKRRLEEDKFQEMLAELANSELRMSVWTDDVYSFMRSQKRRRIQSSDISQDFDAMRKQLVSDAARVCRSKVPESLMENLIKRLRSYFEDKYPPKA, encoded by the exons ATGGCCCCGACCGCGGAGCCGTCTTCGCGGCCGCCCCAATGGCGCCCCCGCACGGGCCCACCCCCGGGGCTGAAGAACCTCGGCAACACATGCTACCTCAACAGCGTCCTACAGTGCCTCGCGTCCACGCCGCCCCTCGCCACGTTCTGCCTCGCCTCTCGCCACTCCAACCAGT GCAAGAAGGTGTTCCCGAATAGGGACAATGACTGCGCGCTATGCGTGCTTGAGCGGCAGATTGCTCGGCTGCTTCGGGCAGATGCTGGGGCGCTCGATTCCCCAGCAAAGGTTATCCGCTGCATGCCCCTATTTGCCGAGCACTTCAGGTGGGGGCGCCAGGAGGATGCACACGAGTTCCTCCGCTATGTCGTAGATGCCTGTCACACTGCTGACCTCCGCATGCGCAAGGGGTTACGTGCAGCAGCTGCCAGTGGAAACTGTGGTGAGGATGTCCGGGGGCAGGGGGTTTGTCTGGTTATGAGGGAGACATTTGGCGGGGCATTACTGAGTCAAGTGAAGTGCCTTGAGTGCAAGGGAGAATCTAACAAGACTGATGAGATAATGGATATCAGTCTCGATCTACCTGGGAGCAGTTCTGTTGCTGATGCCCTTTCCCGCTTCTTTCATCCGGAGACCTTGGATGGCGCAAACAAATATTGCTGTGAAAG TTGTAAAAAGCTCACCTCAGCACGGAAGCAAATGTTTATGCTCAGGGCACCTAAGGTGCTCGTCATACAACTCAAG AGGTTTGAGGGGATAAATGGTGGAAAGATCAACAGGAATATAGAATTCAAGGAGGCACTTGATCTTTCTGATTGCATGTACAATAAAAACCAG GATCCGCATCCAGTATATAATCTTTTTGGTTGTATCGTCCACTCAGGGCTCTCCTCAGAGTCTGGTCACTACTATGCATATGTTAAG GATGTTGCTATTGATCAATGGTTTTGTTGTAACGATTCTCATGTCTCCCTGTCAAGCTCTCAGAATGTTTTGTCTGAGAAGGTCTATATCCTATTTTATATACTGAATTCGAAAACTCAAAAGCCTAGTAGAAATGGTTACTCTTCTACTGCAGCTAAACCTTTCAGCACCAATGGAATTGGCATATCAAGCACCTCATCTAGTGAGACCTCGAAGATACCTTTGGTAAAACAGGATGGTCTATGTTCTACCAAAGGTAATGTACTGATGCCCTTGAAGAATGGCAAGACTGCATCAGGTCCACTTATCAAGCCGATTCACTTTAAGAACAGTGCAGCAGAAAAGGTTATGTCAAATGGCAAAGTAAACCTCACTTCAAAAAACAATCCAGAGGTTAATGGAACTGCTAAATCATCAGAATCAAACAGATGCAAGACTGGACAATTTGTGGGACCCAGTAAAAATAATGCTGATAATACTATTTCTTGTGGAGAGAGAGGCCAACAGTCAGAAAGAATACATGATGCAAATGGAAATGGCCAGTCAATTCATCATTCACAGTATTTTGGTGAGATCAGTAACGGCAATGCTATGCCTACATCTGCTCAACAAGAGACCAGTCATGGCAATGCCACGCCCGCCCGACAGGAGACCAATAATAGCAATGGCACGCCCGCTCAACAGGAGACCAGTAATGGCAAGGCCTCACATGCTGAACATTATTCTGAGCGGTCATCTCACCAAGAAGAGCATGCAAACTTCTCAGGAAACAAACGCCGACTTGAAGAAGATAAGTTTCAGGAAAT GCTTGCAGAGTTAGCTAATTCTGAGCTTCGGATGTCTGTATGGACGGATGATGTCTACAGCTTTATGCGCTCGCAAAAGAGGCGTCGAATTCAAAGTTCTGACATTTCTCAAGATTTTGATGCAATGAG AAAGCAGCTAGTATCAGATGCTGCAAGAGTATGTAGGTCAAAAGTTCCGGAGTCGCTGATGGAAAATCTTATTAAACGCCTGAGATCATACTTTGAGGACAAATATCCACCAAAAGCGTAG